The genomic window GTGGTCAGCGGAGACACCTCACCTGGAGACGCTGCTGATCGAACTCGTTGAGCCCGGTGGACGCGTCAGCGATGAGACGAGGCTCAGAATCGGGTTCCGTCGCGTAGAGGTGAGCGGTCGCGAGCTGCTCGTCAACGGAAAGCCTGTGCTCATCCAGGGCGTGAACAGACACGACTTTGACCCGCACACAGGTCGCGTCCTGACCACCGCCCAGATGCTCGAGGAGCTCAGCCTCCTGAAGCAGTTCAACTTCAACGCGGTGCGCACGTCCCATTATCCGAACGACCCCCAATTCCTCGACTTGTGCGACGAGATCGGCTTCTACGTCATCGATGAGGCCGACATCGAAGCACACGCGTTCCCGTACGTGAGCGACGACCCGCGGTATCTTCCCGCCTACGTGGATCGCCTCTCCCGAATGGTCCTGCGTGACAAAAACCACCCTTCGGTCATCGCTTGGTCGCTCGGCAATGAGGCGGGCTACGGCGCCAATCACGACGCGGCGGCCGGTTGGGTCCGCCGATACGACCCCTCGAGACCGGTGCATTACGAGGGCGCTATCTCCCTCGACTGGCATGCAGGCCATCACGGGACCGACATTTTGTGCCCGATGTACCCCTCCTTCGATGCGCTTGCCGCCTACGCGGCGGATCCTCGAGCCGACCGTCCGCTGATCATGTGCGAGTATGCCTACTCCCAAGGAAACTCCACCGGTAATCTTGCTCACTACTGGGACCTCATCGAGAGCACAGTGGGATTGCAAGGCGGCTTCATCTGGGAGTTCAAGGACCACGCGCTGGATCCCGACCGAACTGGGCGCGGTCTCTACGGCGGCGACTTCGGAGACACGCCGCACGACGGGACGGTACTCCTGAACGGTATCGCCGACGCGAATGGCGTCCCCCGCCCCGCAATGTTCGAGGCTCGCGGAATATTCAGCCCCGTTCGCATCGTCTCCGGGGCCGCAGCGGCCAAAGCTGGCACTGTAACGATTAGAAACCGTCAGTACTTCGCCGACCTGTCGCAGTTCGCCCTGGACGTTCACGTCGACTCCCCCGATGGGCCGCTCTACATCACCCGCATCCCGACGCCGTCGGTCGCCGCCGGGGAAACGGCAACGATCACCTTGCCCACGGATATCCATCGAGCGGCGCAGGATGCCTCCACCCTCGGCGTGACTCTCGTTCTTCGACTCGCAAACGACACGATCTGGGCACCGGCCGAAACCTCGTTGGGCGCCCAGCAAGTGCGCTTCGATATCGACCCCGTCCTTCCTGACACCCCAGCGATCTCCCGGGATGCCGCTGCGACGGTGGATGACAGTGGCCGCATCGCCCACCCGCTTCTCGAGGCATGGCCCGAGATTTCACTGTGGCGCGCACTGACGGACAACGATCAGGCATTCACCCTCGATCAGCGGTTCATTCGCAGTGGGTTCTTCCGTCTGAACGCGATCTCCACGAACGTAGAGCGGCACGAATCAGATGCCGTAGATGTCGTCACGATTGTCTACGCGACGGCCTTTGGGGATCAAGTTGTTCATACGCGGACCATCTCTCAGCTCGGCGCCGGCAGATACCGATTCGATGAGCACGTTTCGCTCCCCCAGGACACCAAGGACGGCCTGCGCGTTGGAGTGCGCTTTGAGCTCAGCAAGGACTTTACAGACGCCACGTGGTTAGGCCTGGGACCCTGGGAGAATTATCCAGATCGACAGCGCGCGGCGACAACCGGGAAGTGGTCCTCGCCGATCGACGGCCTTGCAGTGCCATATCTGCACCCGCAAGAGAACGGCACCCGCGGCGAGGTCACCCGCCTCGAGCTGACGGCCCCACGAGCGAGAGTGACGACGGAGCACGGCTCCCCCTTGCACGTGAACGTCGGACGCTACACCGTCGATGAGTTGGAGACGGCCGCGCATTGGTGGGAACTTCCCCCGAGCGGCCGCACCATCGTGCACCTCGACATCGCCCACCGTGGCGTTGGAACAGCGTTGCTCGGCCCCGACACGCGGCCTGAGTTTCGGCTAAACGGGAGCGAATACCAGTGGTCGTGGGTCCTTGACCTCCGATCGGAGCACTAAAAGGCGGACGATTACTCAGACGGATACTGCACGCCCGAGGGGACGCATGAAGCGACGGATCATCATCAACACTGACGCGAAGAATGAGGCCGACGACCAGTTCGCCATCGTTCACGCTCTTTTGTCCCCGTCTCTGTCGGTCGAAGGGCTGATTGCCGCGCACTTCGGCGACCGGCGTTCACCGCGAAGCATGGAAGAGAGCCGCGAGGAAATCGAGCTGCTCTTGCGGTTGCTTGGCGGTGAAAACGACATTCCCGTTCAGAACGGTGCGCCGCACCGGCTACCCGACCCGCGCACTGCGGTGCCTTCCGACGGAGCGAGGCTGATCATCGAGGCCGCACACAAGCCCGGCGAACTCTCTGTTGTCGTCCTCGGTCCCCTGAGTGACATGGCGAGCGCGATCCTGATGGACCCGACACTCACAGAGCAGGAGAACCTCACCGTTGTCTGGATCGGAGGAGACCCGTACGACGGTGACCACCCGGGTGGCCACTTCGGCGAGTTCAATCTACTCAACGACGTGGCAGCCGCGAACGTCGTCTTCCAGTCCGGCCTGACCGTCTGGCAGATTCCCTCGTCTGTTTACTCTCTGCTGGGGGTGGGCTACGCCGAGCTCGACGATAAGGTCGCGCCTCACGGTGATCTCGGGGCATACCTTGTCGGACAGTTGAAGGCTTTTAACGCCTGGGTGTCCGACCGCGCTGGTTTACCTGAGATGGAATACCGCACACTTGGCGACTCCCCTGCAATCGGGGTGGTGATCAACCCTCACAGTGCGTCATGGCGGACCCACTCCGTGAGGACATTCGACGACAACGCACGTATGACGCGAATCGTCGTCCCGGGACGGACCGTGAGGGTGGCTGAGACGTACGATACGCGCTGGCTGCTCGAGGACATGTTCGCCAAGATCAAGGCCCACGAGCGCACGAGGGCTGAGCGTATTCAGGATGGCTCCCGCTGAGGGGCTCCCGCAAGGAAACGGAGGTCGAGCATTCCTCGCGGCGGCCTCCGTGTCCATCGCGGCGAATCAGTTCATTGATCCGCGAGGGACCCAATATGCGAATCTCGGATCTCAGCGGCAGACGTCCGCTGCCGCGGGGCCCGCGAACCACGCCGTCAACGCAGACCGAAACAATTCGGGGTCAACGTTCGCCTCCCACCCGTGCGGCGCAGCGCCCGTTTCCACGAGCGTGACATTCCGGTGCGCCGCGATGAAATCGTTCGTGATCTCGAAGGGGATTTCTGCGTCGCCCCTGGAGTGGACCGCGATCGCCGGCACGTTCATCTTGAGGCTCTGGCCCCAATCGAGCCGATCCAAGTCCAGCAGCTCCGGTAGCCCCATCAGCTGGCTGGCCACGCGAGAGCCGAGCGCCCACGTAACGACGGCCCCTGCGAACGCAGGCAGACCCGCATCACGCACGCGGTGCCTGATAATTCGTCGCCAGTTCGTTGCCGGGGCAATCAACACGAGCCTGTCGAACGCATCCGGCTCGTGACGAAGGAGTTCAAGCGCGAGCCCTGCACCCATCGACCACGCCACAACGTAGATCGACGTAGCACCGCACGCCCGGGCGTACGCGATCGAGTCAGACAAGTCCGTCCACTCACGCTGCCCGAGGGTCGAGGCTGGTGCTGGTGGACCGTCGCCCGAACCGCGATACGTGATCACAAGTGAGGTCAGCCCGGCGCTCTGCGCAACCTCAACGGAGCGCAGTGTCACGAGTCGCGACGTTCGAATCCCCTGCACGTGGATCACCCACGGCGCATCGGGCGAATCACCCCGGAAGAGCCAGGCCGGCGCCAAGAGTCCGTCACGCAGTGGCACCGTGACGTCTTCCCATTCGGGATCGATCTCCGCGGGCCCGCTCATGACGTGGCCGGTCCACTGTGCCTCGAATGGCTCCGTACTGATCGGGGCCGTCGTCCTGAGCACAGGGCGAATGACGCTGTGCTCATCCGACGCAGTTACAGGTCCGATTAGCGCGTGGTGCTCGAATCGCTCTCCGAACCAAAGCCCATAGCTCCCGTCAGCGAGGGTCAGCGCGCTCTTCGGCATCTCGATATCGTCACCGATGCGACGCACGGTGAGCGTCTTCCTTCTCGGTTCGACACCGACGACGCGTCGAACCAGCAATCGGAGCAGACTCGCGGCAATTGCGGCGAGCGCGGCCGTGGCCGCGGTCACGATGGCGATCACTTTCAAGGTGCTGTCACCGTCCCCGTAGCACTGGACATTCGGACAACAGCGGGCGCCCTCATCTGTCGGTCGAGCATCTGTGTCGCGGCACGAAGCAGGATTCGCTCACGTTTCGTCAGCTCCTGGCTGTTGGCGATGTCGGTGAGGCGGACTGCGAGCCGGTAGGCCTCATGCACGGGATCTTCGTCAGGAACAGGGCTGACGATCATCCCTCGGTCGAGGCTCGCTCTGGCGAGCAGTCGGCCGAGCGCGGTGTTCATGGACCTGCGGCCCGCGCGGGCGATTGCGAACGCGATGATCCCGGCGCAAACCAACACGACGCCGCCGTAGAACGGAAATGTGAACAGACTCCCGACTGCTTCGACGGGCGGTGTTCGCCCCATGCCCGCGACGCGGAGGGTCAGGTAAACGATCTCGACCAGGCTGGCGCAGAGGATCGCCCACGCGCCGACGCGGATGGCGATGTACGATCGCGGTTTGCGACCGTGGATGCCGCGGAGCATCCGAGTCATGATCAGCACGACGCATCCCATGTAGATCGACGCATACGCCCACAACCCGAAGTGATCCGCGGTCTCGTCGATGAAGGCGTCCGTCGTCGACCCTCGATCGACGATCATGAGGAATGGGATAATGAAGGCGAGGCACATGAGCGGTAGCTCCCACAGGCTGCGCGTATTGAATCGGCTGCCGTCCAGCGTGAGCGCTGCCTGCATGACGAACCAGAACGCCGCAGTCGCGAGGATGTTCTGGACCAGGTTCGCGACGTTCGTTCCGCCGAGCCACCCGTCGACGGTGTGCAACGGAACCGCGACTCCGACCATGAAGATCGCTGCCAGTCCGGTGATTGTGGCGATCCAGGTCAGCCGACTCGACGGCTCCCGGATCGCCGAGGGCAGTCGGATCAGCGTCAGGATCAGCAGGGCAACGAACGCGATCGTCTCGATACGGAGCAGCATCAGCCGAACACCGCCTCGTCGTGACCGTGACGGGGACGCAGCAGCAGGCGCGACAAGAGTTGCGACAGCTTCTCGGCCTCCGCTTCAACCACCAATTCGGTGTCGGCAAAGTCGAGGTCCAGCTCGAAGTCCGGCGTGACGATTCCGCGGGCGAGCACAGTCTGACCGGCGCGCATATGACGGGAACCGGCATGCTTGACGGGCAGTGTCGCACAGCCCTCATGCTCGAACAGAACGTGGGACAGCTCGTGGAGGACGGTGTGGAACTGGTACCAGCGGGGATCGGACTTCCGCACCAGGATCGTGGCTGCGTCGGCCGTGAGCAGCACCAGACCGGTGATGTTCTCCCAATCCCGATCACCGACCGGCTCGATGTCGATCCGCCTGCCGGTTGCAAAGGCAACGTGCCGAACGATGTCCCTGAGGTCTACGTCGGCGGGCAGCTCAAGGCGTTCCAGCTGTTGTTGGGCGCGGGCGCGCAACTCTTGATGATCTCGAGATGCGCGGTAGCTCATGGTGCCCGACCTCCGATCACGACCTCGGCACTGCGATCGCTCGAACGCCTACACTGTACGCCGATGCGCAGTAGAGGTCAGGTCAGTACCTCATTGCGCAGAGATCGACCTCAGCGTCTGCGCAATCGCGCGTAACGCGGTAGGCGAAATCTCACCGACGGCACGAGCTGACACCGAATCCGCACCGGACGCCTTAAGCGCCTCACGGAACTCGAAGTTCGCTTCAGCTGCTTCCACCGCCGCAGCGTCGCCCAGGTCCAGCAGGTACGCAGAAGAAACGCCCGCATACACTCCGACGCCTTCAAGAACTCGCACCCGCACAGGTGACGGGGACGCTCCAGCGATCAGGCTGGACCACTCATCCCGATCGAATGCGACTCCGCGAGCAGCGAGCTCACTGACAAGCTCATCGACGTTGAAAGTCGAACCGTCAAGGCGGGGCGCACGGGAGACCGCGGTCAGCCGACGGCCCAGCTCCTCCGGCTCTGTGTCCACCATGGGCTCGATCTCGCGCGCCTCGCCGATGGATGCCGCCACGCGTGAGATCTCATGCGGGTGGGTCCCTAAGGCCTGCGCGAGCTTTTCGATGTCGTTCGCGTCGAAGGGCGCGGAGCCGCGCAACCGCCCATAGAAGTAGCTCGCTGACATGCCCGACCGGTCGATCAGTTCCTGGTTCGTCATCCCGGCTGCTTCGCGCAGCGTAGACACTGCGCGCACCAGGTCCATCGACCACGCGCCAGCCCCGCCCTGGGATCGTCTGCCCACGAGGACAGGGTATCGCTACGGGTTTCCAAGGGGCTTATACCTATTCCAGCACATGGGGCGTATCTTGCTCCTATGTACGCACACTGCCCCCGTGCCCTCGCGCGCCCACCACCGGCCCGCAGACGCCGTCATCGGTGAAATGACGCGTACCTCCCACGAGAAGCCGCCCAGGTCGGCTGCGCAGGAGGAGGTTTTCACGCCATGTCCCACCAAAGATCTAGCGTCGGGGCCGCTGAGGCGAAGCTCGAACGTCTGCACGCACAGCTGGCAGACGCTGTCGCCGGGCTCGTGACTGGCGATGACTGGGCGCGAGCGCTTGAGTTCGCGGCTCGGTTTCGCTCTCGATCGTTCAACAACACCGTGCTCATCTGGACGCAGCACGCCGTTGCGTTCAGGCAAGGCCGGGTCCCCGAGCCGACGCCGACGTACATCGCGGGTTTCAAGCAGTGGCTGACCTTGGGCCGGTCCGTCGAACGTGGCCAGAGCGGCTACATGATCTTCGCCCCGGTCCTCGGCCGGTTCGCCTCGCCCACTCCCGAAGTCACCAAGTCATGGCGTCGGCTCGCACCTCGCGAGGCCCCGCAGCACGGTGACGTGGTGCGCACGGGCATGGTGGGTGTGCGGCCGGCATACGTGTGGGACGCATCTCAGACGAGCGGCGCGCCGATCCCGGAACTGCCCCGGCCGCAGATGCTCGAAGGAGAGGCACCGGAAGGTCTGTGGGACGGCCTAGCGACGTTGGTACGCGGGCACGGCTACTCCTTGCGCATCGTTGGCAGCGATCGCGATCTCGGCGGAGCGAACGGCATGACTGATTACGTCACGCGGAGCGTCGTTGTACGTGGCGACATGGATCCCGCAGCGCGAGCGAAAACCCTGGCGCACGAGCTCGCCCACCTCAAGCTGCATGGCCCCGGCAACGGAGCTGCGACGCTGCACCATGGGATCACCGAAGTCGAGGCGGAGTCCGTCGCACTGATGATCGGAGCGGCGCACGGTCTCGACACATCTGGGTACACCATCCCCTACGTGTCAACCTGGGCAACGTCCATCGATGCCAAGACACCGGTCGAGGTCGTTCAAGAAACCGGCGCGCGAGTGCGGACGGCAGCGCTCGCGATTCTCGAGAGCCTGCCGACGATTCAAATGGGATCGGGCGACCCGCCCGGCTTGATGAGGGCAGCGCCCGAGAGTTCGGCCTCGTTGCACACCTCGCATGGGGTGGGGAACCCAGCTGGCACCGGTCAGACGACAGGGAGGCGATCCTCCGGCCGGTCGGAGACCTCGCCTCGGGTGCTGTAATGGACACGGTCGCCGTGCTCGCCTCGATGATCGGACTTACGCCGCGCGAGGGAGCGACGCGGTTCGCCGCAGCCGGAATCCCGATCTTCCCGTGCAAGCCTGCTCAGAAGCGGCCGCTCACGGAGCACGGGTTCCACGACGCGACCACCGACGCCGAGCAGGTCGGCCGCTGGTGGACGCAATGGCCGCAGGCGAACATCGGTATGCCGACCGGGCACGCTTCCGGTCTCGAGGTCGTCGATGTCGACGTGCACGGTAGAGTGCGCGGGTTCGCTGCCTTCGAACTCGCCCGCCGAGAGGGTCTCGCGGACCGCTGGCAGGCACTCGTGAAGACGGCGTCCGGCGGCATGCACGCCTATTACCCCGCTGACCCTGACCGCGCGCAGCCGTCCTGGCAGGCCGCGCGGTCCGGCATCGACTTCCGTGGCGAGGGCGGCTACGTCATCGTCCCACCGTCGCTGGTGCTGTTCGAAGGCAATCGGTCAGCCTATGAGCTGATCGGCACCGGGCGCAGTGAGGCCGTGCCCATTGACGGAGCAGCGCTGCGAGCGTTCCTTGACCCGAAGCCGGCTCCAGTCTCGACGATGACCACGAACGCGCTCCGCGACGTGGACGTGGAGCGGATCGCAGCCTGGCTGGCTACCCGGCCCGAAGGTGAACGAAACCGCGCACTGTATTGGGCGGCATGCCGGCTCGCCGAGAACGGCGTCACGGACGAGAGCGCGCGCACCGTGCTCGGACCGGCGGCCGAGCACGCGGGGCTGGGTCAATCCGAGGTCCTGACCACCATCCGGTCTGCGTACCGGACGGTGGCGGCCCCGACGTCGCCTTTCCATAGCCGCGGTGCTCAAGCAGTTGCGCACCCGATCAACGGGCAGGTGATCTCGTGATGCCCGGAATGACAGGGCCGCAGTCGGGGCGGATTGCCGTCTGGACCGCGGTCGCTGGGACCGTCTTCATAGCCGGCGGCGCCTTCTGGTTGTCGTTCACTGCACTCGCGGATCTCGCGCGCCGATCCGGTATTGCGCCGACGCAAGCGTGGGCATGGCCCCTCATCGTTGACGGGATCATCGTCGTCGGCACCGTCGCGGTTGTGGCGCTGGCTGGGCAACGCGACGCCTGGTACCCGTGGATGCTACTTCTGGCCGGTGCCGCCGCATCAGTCGCCGCGAACGCGATCCACGCGGTTGTGGCCGCCGATGCCAGCCTTCCACCGGTGCTCGCGGCATCCGTTGCGGCCGTGCCTCCGTTGGTCCTGCTCGCGATCACGCACCTGACCGTGGTCCTCACTCAACGGTTCCGCTTCGGCTCCTCCTCCACAGATACCGCGTCGCTCGTTCCATCCACAGAACCGATGCAACTTCGAGCGCAAGCAGACGTTCCGGAGAAGGGTGCACTCAAGGAACTTGCGGAGCTAATGCACCAGCGCGGCATGTCGAACAAGCAAATCGCGAGCGCCACAGGAGTTCATCCATCGACAGTCGGTCGATGGATCGCGGGGAAGCTCCGCACACCTGAGGTTCAGAAGGGAGTTGTGCCATGACCGAATACGGCCGAGACCAGCAACCGGAGACGCGGCTTCGCCCGGATGCGTCCGAAGGCCACCGCGCCCTCGTTGACAGGTCGGCGAACGACGAGGCGTCCGAGTTCGCGCGGCACGCCGATCCCTCCCTTGTGCGTCAACCGATGACTTCCTCAGGTGCCGAGCAGGTTCGCAGCGAAATTGTCTGGATGCGACCCACCGAACTCGTTCCGGCCGTTACCGGTCGCGTCGCAGGTCAGGGAATCGACCTCGAGTCCTCGCTTGCCCGGCGCGCGCGTGCGCTGCCAACGCAACACGTCGCGACTACCCGCCGCGCCATTCGGGAACGGGCGCTTCGCCTTCCGCCGGTGACCGCGTTCGGAAACGGACGCGCGGTGAATGGGGCAGTGCGACGCTCGGGAATCAGTCGGTAGCGAGGTTGCGATGTCCGGGCAGAGTTCGCGGTCGGCGGCAGGCGCATCGGCGCCCCCAACCCGGGGGCCGGAGGTACCTGAGTCTGTAAGTGCTCGCGCGTCCTTCGAAAGCTCGGAGGGGCTGCGCGAACTGCTGGAACGCCTCGCCGCGCAGGACCATGGCGCCTGGCGCCACGATGTCGAAGCCGCAGCGCTCATGGGATACGTGGTTCGGCGCTACGCGAAGCTCGCGCGCAAGCATGGGCTCGACCCATGGGACGCAGCCGCAGCCGCGTTCGACGCGATGCGCTCGTCCGCCGTGCGCAACGCGGACGACCCTTGGGCTGTCGTGACCCGCGCCGTGCAGGTGACCCTGATCGCGGAGGAACGCGCGAACGGCCTGCTGTGCTCGGTTTACCAGGCGCGTCGACCCGAGTTCTCGTCGTTCCATGACCCGGAGCGGTTCAGCGATCGGGAGAACCCCTTGAGCGACTATCACCCGGCATTCCGGGTGGAACCGCTCGGGGGCTCGCAGGACGACCGCGCCTCGGCCGATGGGACTGGGATAGGCGAGGCAGTGGAGAATGCGATCGCTTTCCTCACGCTCCTTGGATGGCCCCACACGCCGGCACGCACCGCGATGGAGTACATCTGCGCGCGCCTCAGTGAGGTGCCCTCTCGTGCAACGGCCTGGGAATCGCTCCGTCGCGACGTCCACGGAAGGACGCTGCTCGACCTCTCGTCCGCGTCGTGGAATGGACTGCTGCGTGCTGTCCTCGGCAACCCCGAGCCAGAGGTCGCGCGAACGACAGCCGGACGCGGCATCCTGCTGCGGCTGTTGATCGGTGAACCACTGCGGTCGCTCCTGACTGATGACGACCTCGTCCTTGCCGTGAGTGTCTCCGCCCCCGCCGATAGAGGGAGGCGGTGACCGTGGGTACAAACATCGGCCACATCGAGCTCGAGCGATCGATCGAATCGATCATCGTCGGGCAGCGGCACCGCAACGAGTTCGGGGATATCGATGAACTTGCCGCGTCGATCATCCGCGACGGGCTGCTGCAACCGGTCACCGTCACGCCCGAAGGCGTCCTGGTGTGCGGAGCACGACGGCTTGAGGCTCTGAAGCGGCTCGGCGAGAAAACGATCAAGGTCTGGGTCAAGTCCGGGATCTCCGATCGGCTCGCCGAGCTGTTGGCCGAGCAGGCCGAGAACGTCCTCCACAAGCCCCTCACGCCCACGGAGGCGGCCGCGCTCTACACCGAGCTGAAGGACTACCTGGCTGAGGATGCGACGCGACGCCAGGCCGCGTCGCGTTTCGGTCGTCAGGATGCTCACGCCGGAGGAGACGGTGGTGCCACGGTCGCACCACCGCAGTTCAAGCCGGGCAAGAGCCGGGCGCAGGCGGCCCAGATGGTCACGGGGAAGGCGTCGTACACGACACTCGAGCGCATCGCCGAACTGCAGCGCCTTGTCGCCGACCCGGGTTCTGACCCCGCATTGAAGGAGAGAGCGAGCGATGAGCTGCGACTCATCGATGACGGCGGCAGCGTGACCGCGTCGCACGCTCGAATCCGGCACGTCCTGGATAAGGAGGCGCCGCGGGAGTTCGAGGACTTCGAAGCGCCCGAAGACTTGGATCCGCCTGACGAACTCGAGCAGCTTGCGAATGCGGCTCTCGCGAGAGTCAAGGAGGCGAAACGCAATCGACGAACACCAAAGGCGCGAGCTTCTGCCGCGCATGTCTTTCCCGTCCGCGCTTTCGTGCGCGTGTGGGAGGACCTCGACTCGTGGTGGACCCACTTCGACGTCGCAGCGGTTGCCGCGGAACTGACCGACGAACAGTTGGAGCAGTTCGAGGCGACGCTCGCCTCGACCGTTGAGTTCTTCACTGCCCTCCGCAACGCACGAGCGCAGACGAGGCGGGAGATCGCGTGATGGCAAACCCCGTGCGCCCCGGTCACCGGCGCTTCATCCTTCTGCTCGCCGTCGGCTTTGCGGTGCTGGCTGCACTCGTCGGAGTCGGGGTCTATGGCCTCCTCCTCGCTCCCGACCCAACCGCGCCGGCGCCCGCGGCCGAGCCCAGAGCCCCGGTCGGGCCCTCTCCTGAGCCCGACTCGACCGCGTCGAGCCCGTCCCTCCCACCGATTCTCTCGACAGCGGATGCCGAGGCATTCGCGCGCGCCGCCTCTCACGCGCTGATCGACTGGGACACAGCCACACACTTCGAGCCGTCCGACTACGCCCAAGTCATCATCGATGCGGGCGATCCGTCCGGGATGGAAACCGCCGCGCTGGCGTCCGATGTCCGCAGCTACCTCCCCACCGCGGACGCCTGGTCAAAATTGCGCGGCTACGGCACCCGCCAATGGTTGACGATCGACGACGCGGTCATCCCGGCATCCTGGAACGAAGCGCTCGATCAGGCGGCGGATGGCCAACTGCTCCCAGGAACCATCGCCTACACCGTCACTGGGACGCGTCATCGTGCCGGCATCGTGGGGACCCAGGCACAGGAGACGTCGCGACCGGTCTCGTTCACTCTGTTCATCGCGTGCGAGCCCAGCTTCGAAGAGTGTCGGCTGCTCAGGCTGTCCGAGGTAGACAACCCGCTTCGATGACGGGCGCTGGCCATGAAGAAGCTCATGATCGCTCTGATCGTCACGTTGTTCGCCCTGCCGTTCGCCGGGCTGCTCGCCGTACCGCTCCTCCTCTCCCCCGCCGCGCTCGCCGCCTGCCAGTCAGCAGGCCAGCTCGTCGTGACCGAAGTGCCGGACAAACTCACCGCGGTACGGCGCGACGGCGCATCAGTGACCCTTGGACGCAGGCAGCTGACGCACGCCGCCACGATCATCACCGTCGGCAGCGGCGTCGAGGGTGTCGGACGGGCGGGCGTGGTTATTGGACTGATGGCAGCGCTTACCGAGTCGACGCTGAGGATGCTCGCAAACCCCACTCACCCCACATCCCTCAACATGCCGAACGACGGCGTCGGTAGGGACCACGACTCGCTCGGCCTCTTCCAGATGCGTCCGACGGCGGGGTGGGGCACCGTGGATGAGCTCATGGATCCGGACTACCAAGTGCGCGCCTTCTTCGGTGGATCATCGGGACCTAACTTCCCCTCACCTGCCGGGCTCCTGGACATTCCGGGCTGGCAGGCCGCTGATCCTGGTACAGCTGCCCAGTCCGTCGAACGCTCCGCCTTCCCCGACCGCTATCAGGACTATCAGCCCGTTGCAGAAGCGATCCTCGCGGCGCTGACCAAGCCCGCCGCAGGTGCAGCCGACGGCGGCCCACCTCTTCGCTCCGTCCCGGAAACGACCCGATTCGTCTTTCCGCTGCCGAGCGGCACATGGGTGCGCTCCAGCGGGTACGGCTGGCGCACGGACCCCTTGACCGGAGACCGTGCATTTCACTCGGGCACCGACTTTTCCGCAGCCGACGGCACACCCATCTTTGCGGCAGCGGACGGAATCGTTGGCTGGGCAGGCCCGTCGCCGGGGTACGGGCACCTGGTCGTCATTGAACACACGATCGGCGGAAAGCGAGTT from Microbacterium sp. zg-Y625 includes these protein-coding regions:
- a CDS encoding bifunctional DNA primase/polymerase — translated: MDTVAVLASMIGLTPREGATRFAAAGIPIFPCKPAQKRPLTEHGFHDATTDAEQVGRWWTQWPQANIGMPTGHASGLEVVDVDVHGRVRGFAAFELARREGLADRWQALVKTASGGMHAYYPADPDRAQPSWQAARSGIDFRGEGGYVIVPPSLVLFEGNRSAYELIGTGRSEAVPIDGAALRAFLDPKPAPVSTMTTNALRDVDVERIAAWLATRPEGERNRALYWAACRLAENGVTDESARTVLGPAAEHAGLGQSEVLTTIRSAYRTVAAPTSPFHSRGAQAVAHPINGQVIS
- a CDS encoding DUF2637 domain-containing protein — encoded protein: MTGPQSGRIAVWTAVAGTVFIAGGAFWLSFTALADLARRSGIAPTQAWAWPLIVDGIIVVGTVAVVALAGQRDAWYPWMLLLAGAAASVAANAIHAVVAADASLPPVLAASVAAVPPLVLLAITHLTVVLTQRFRFGSSSTDTASLVPSTEPMQLRAQADVPEKGALKELAELMHQRGMSNKQIASATGVHPSTVGRWIAGKLRTPEVQKGVVP
- a CDS encoding M23 family metallopeptidase → MKKLMIALIVTLFALPFAGLLAVPLLLSPAALAACQSAGQLVVTEVPDKLTAVRRDGASVTLGRRQLTHAATIITVGSGVEGVGRAGVVIGLMAALTESTLRMLANPTHPTSLNMPNDGVGRDHDSLGLFQMRPTAGWGTVDELMDPDYQVRAFFGGSSGPNFPSPAGLLDIPGWQAADPGTAAQSVERSAFPDRYQDYQPVAEAILAALTKPAAGAADGGPPLRSVPETTRFVFPLPSGTWVRSSGYGWRTDPLTGDRAFHSGTDFSAADGTPIFAAADGIVGWAGPSPGYGHLVVIEHTIGGKRVASAYAHMWASGIYVSEGERVTAGQHIADVGASGKSTGSHLHFEIRPGGSFEPSIDADPWFVQHGAEGQDASTSATALCAIGLSG
- a CDS encoding ParB N-terminal domain-containing protein, which gives rise to MTVGTNIGHIELERSIESIIVGQRHRNEFGDIDELAASIIRDGLLQPVTVTPEGVLVCGARRLEALKRLGEKTIKVWVKSGISDRLAELLAEQAENVLHKPLTPTEAAALYTELKDYLAEDATRRQAASRFGRQDAHAGGDGGATVAPPQFKPGKSRAQAAQMVTGKASYTTLERIAELQRLVADPGSDPALKERASDELRLIDDGGSVTASHARIRHVLDKEAPREFEDFEAPEDLDPPDELEQLANAALARVKEAKRNRRTPKARASAAHVFPVRAFVRVWEDLDSWWTHFDVAAVAAELTDEQLEQFEATLASTVEFFTALRNARAQTRREIA